One segment of Polyangiaceae bacterium DNA contains the following:
- a CDS encoding radical SAM protein has protein sequence MGREQPRVLFIDCINSRRIISLGPYYLQASLRQQGIDSTVLPVREGEEDADLRRIADSNPDIIGLSVDISNVEQSAALATRLKERSSALIVAGGPHVTLEQRQFMVDYPCYDMLCVGEGEETMLDIVRAVAAGKRPVDVSGTIVRDRGMVRHNGERPLIEDLDRLAFPAYENIPFNGHIHPIITSRGCPWDCVFCCTKKLYSSRRWRARSPENVVEELRAIRARGFRRVGIWDDAFNTDVKRAKRIFELVIEADLGLQYSFPNGVRANCLDDELVRLMRRAGVIRIPFGVEDLDPEVSRGIGKNLKPETLAHACRLLHAHGYRTEAFMILGLPGSTPASTLRSLRRLRASGIDLARWYIAVPYTNTDLFRWVRDHATMLEHEEYGTGTWSSNPPVLFETADFRKADRLRLFHFCNADMNNFLVLGGEAQRHKLWVALTILARVLRHRPHKLPRLLPWFVDAARNPMRAIFNEPFRPLSRAERRAAEGSARANAARPSPRSTNWLPSESLRRGGRAANAL, from the coding sequence ATGGGTCGTGAGCAGCCGCGGGTTCTGTTCATCGACTGCATCAACTCTCGCCGCATCATCTCGCTCGGGCCCTACTATCTGCAGGCCAGCCTGCGGCAGCAGGGTATCGACTCGACGGTTCTGCCGGTGCGAGAGGGGGAAGAGGACGCTGACCTCCGACGGATAGCGGACAGCAACCCTGACATCATCGGCTTGTCCGTGGACATTTCCAACGTCGAGCAATCTGCCGCTCTTGCCACCCGACTGAAAGAGAGATCGTCGGCACTGATCGTTGCGGGTGGGCCCCACGTCACCCTCGAGCAGCGGCAGTTCATGGTCGATTACCCCTGCTACGACATGCTGTGCGTTGGCGAGGGGGAAGAGACGATGCTCGACATCGTACGGGCAGTGGCCGCGGGAAAGCGTCCTGTGGACGTGAGCGGCACGATCGTGCGCGACCGCGGCATGGTTCGCCACAACGGGGAGCGACCCCTGATCGAAGACCTGGACCGTCTCGCCTTTCCTGCCTACGAGAACATCCCGTTCAATGGACACATTCACCCGATCATCACCAGCCGCGGGTGCCCCTGGGACTGCGTCTTTTGTTGCACGAAGAAGCTGTATTCGTCCCGGCGCTGGCGGGCGCGCTCTCCGGAGAACGTCGTCGAAGAACTGCGCGCGATTCGGGCGCGCGGCTTTCGTCGCGTCGGCATCTGGGATGATGCCTTCAACACCGACGTCAAGCGCGCGAAGCGCATCTTCGAGCTGGTGATCGAAGCCGATCTGGGGTTGCAGTACTCCTTCCCCAACGGCGTTCGGGCGAACTGCCTGGACGACGAGCTGGTGCGCCTGATGCGTCGCGCGGGCGTGATTCGCATCCCCTTCGGGGTGGAGGACCTGGATCCCGAGGTGTCACGCGGCATAGGCAAGAACCTGAAGCCCGAGACGCTGGCCCACGCCTGTCGTCTACTTCATGCGCACGGCTATCGCACCGAGGCCTTCATGATCCTGGGGCTGCCGGGCTCGACTCCGGCCTCGACCCTGCGTTCACTGCGGCGGTTGCGTGCGTCGGGCATCGACTTGGCCCGTTGGTACATCGCCGTGCCCTATACGAACACGGACCTGTTTCGTTGGGTACGCGACCACGCCACCATGCTCGAGCACGAGGAGTACGGCACGGGTACCTGGTCGAGCAATCCCCCCGTCTTGTTCGAAACGGCGGACTTCCGCAAAGCAGACCGTTTGCGACTGTTTCACTTCTGCAACGCGGACATGAACAACTTCTTGGTGCTGGGGGGCGAAGCGCAGCGACACAAGCTCTGGGTTGCGCTGACCATCCTGGCTCGCGTGCTGCGCCATCGGCCCCACAAGCTGCCGAGGCTACTGCCGTGGTTCGTCGATGCGGCCCGAAACCCCATGCGCGCCATCTTCAACGAGCCTTTTCGGCCTCTGTCGAGGGCGGAACGACGCGCTGCGGAGGGCAGTGCGCGGGCCAACGCCGCGCGCCCGAGTCCGCGCAGCACGAACTGGCTCCCCAGTGAAAGCCTGCGGCGCGGGGGGCGCGCAGCCAACGCGCTGTGA
- a CDS encoding cation diffusion facilitator family transporter yields MAGHNSRKVVLLALAANFGIAVSKFVAFFFTASSALLAEAIHSLADTGNQLLLLLGMQRAAKPPDDRHEFGYKMESYFWSFVVAIMLFSMGGLFAIYEAWHKLHEIRAAQAAGQSTTMENPSVAVVVLLVSIALEGYSWLAATREVNRLRGSQGLISFIEDSKSTEIIVIWMEDTGALLGLMMALAGVGLVLLTGNPYWDVYSTFGIGILLVFIAFFVARETKSLLIGETATEESRTHIRELVLATPGVNSLMNMRSMQLGEDEFLVALKIQWQPDLTVEEVALRTNAMEARIRADIPRARYIFVEPDTFDPKKVRGNSDVPPPPEPAAG; encoded by the coding sequence ATGGCCGGACACAACTCGCGCAAGGTGGTGCTGCTCGCTCTGGCCGCGAACTTCGGCATCGCGGTGTCGAAGTTTGTCGCGTTCTTTTTCACCGCATCCTCGGCGTTGCTGGCGGAGGCGATCCACTCGCTGGCGGACACGGGCAACCAGCTACTGCTCCTGTTGGGCATGCAGCGCGCGGCCAAGCCGCCGGACGATCGCCACGAGTTCGGCTACAAGATGGAGAGCTACTTCTGGAGCTTTGTCGTGGCGATCATGCTGTTCAGCATGGGAGGCCTCTTCGCCATTTACGAGGCTTGGCATAAGCTGCACGAGATCCGCGCGGCTCAGGCTGCGGGGCAGAGCACGACCATGGAGAACCCCTCGGTCGCGGTGGTCGTGCTCTTGGTGAGCATTGCCTTGGAGGGCTACTCCTGGCTCGCCGCAACCCGAGAAGTGAACCGCCTACGAGGGTCACAGGGACTGATCAGCTTCATCGAGGACTCCAAGTCGACCGAGATCATCGTGATCTGGATGGAGGACACGGGCGCGCTCTTGGGCCTGATGATGGCGCTCGCGGGTGTAGGCCTCGTGCTCCTCACAGGGAATCCCTATTGGGACGTGTATTCCACCTTCGGCATCGGCATACTGCTCGTCTTCATCGCCTTCTTCGTCGCACGGGAAACCAAGAGTCTTTTGATCGGCGAGACGGCAACCGAGGAGAGCCGCACGCACATCCGCGAGCTCGTGCTCGCCACGCCAGGCGTCAACAGCCTGATGAACATGCGTAGTATGCAGCTCGGCGAAGACGAATTCTTGGTTGCCCTAAAGATCCAATGGCAGCCGGACCTGACCGTGGAGGAAGTTGCCTTGCGCACGAATGCGATGGAGGCACGGATTCGCGCCGATATCCCGCGAGCTCGCTACATCTTCGTCGAGCCTGACACCTTCGACCCCAAGAAGGTGCGCGGCAATAGCGACGTGCCTCCGCCTCCTGAGCCTGCAGCCGGCTAG
- a CDS encoding helical backbone metal receptor encodes MRTEPQSIVSLVPSDTYNLCRLGLGDRLVGRTEYCIEPGEDVRDIEVLGGPKNPNITRILALEPDLVVANQEENTQRDVEALQRAGLDVYLSFPKTVAEGIQHVERLAALFPSLGLQQRARVDDARETVAALTSRDVVAVPTFVPIWMDPLMTANGATFVSDVLELCGARNVFSDRERRYPLAADLGLAAALPSERVGDRDVRYPRVSEAEVIERSPRLILLPSEPYAFTDAEEAYFRNLPLPAPHRVRRCEGQTLTWYGLRCIEGLAELQALIDDARQ; translated from the coding sequence ATGAGAACCGAACCCCAGAGCATCGTGTCCTTGGTCCCGAGCGACACCTACAACTTGTGTCGCCTGGGCCTCGGTGATCGTTTGGTCGGCCGTACCGAGTATTGCATCGAGCCTGGTGAAGACGTGCGCGACATCGAGGTCTTGGGCGGGCCGAAGAACCCCAACATCACTCGCATCCTGGCGCTCGAACCCGACTTGGTGGTTGCCAACCAAGAAGAGAACACCCAACGCGACGTCGAGGCCCTGCAGCGGGCAGGCCTCGACGTGTATCTGAGCTTTCCCAAGACCGTCGCCGAGGGAATCCAGCACGTCGAGCGCCTCGCCGCGTTGTTTCCCTCCTTGGGACTACAGCAACGCGCTCGGGTCGACGATGCGCGCGAGACAGTCGCCGCTCTTACCTCGCGCGACGTCGTCGCCGTGCCCACCTTCGTGCCTATCTGGATGGATCCGCTGATGACCGCCAACGGCGCGACCTTCGTCTCCGACGTGCTGGAGCTCTGCGGCGCTCGCAACGTGTTTTCGGATCGTGAGCGCCGCTACCCCCTGGCCGCCGATCTAGGGCTCGCCGCAGCCTTGCCCTCGGAACGCGTCGGTGACCGCGACGTGCGCTATCCCCGGGTCAGCGAGGCAGAAGTGATCGAGCGCTCGCCGCGGCTGATCTTGCTACCCAGCGAGCCCTACGCCTTCACGGACGCGGAAGAGGCGTACTTCCGCAACCTTCCACTACCCGCGCCGCATCGCGTGCGGCGTTGTGAGGGTCAGACCCTCACTTGGTACGGTTTGCGCTGCATCGAAGGCTTGGCCGAGCTGCAAGCGCTGATCGACGACGCGAGGCAATGA
- a CDS encoding LysR family transcriptional regulator: MPSLVAVEAFVAVAEARSFLRASRNLGLSPAAVSRSVKRLEQELGTELIHRTTRRVELSREGQAFHRRARVALEELRLAADEVALARVEVRGTVTMSASLVLGRWLAGELPKLMDLHPDLHVELELSDSYRRLVDDRVDVALRVGHGDGEGLVAKKLRDVRWCTVASPAYLARFGLPQTPDDLTAHRCLVFRGPRGRVSSWNFQAPGSDRVEPLSVTGALSLDQGELLVDLALAGGGICQVFDFMVVDAIANGSLVRLLPHYEAPGPTLNALCLPGQRRNPRVRALFDFLASCFTR, from the coding sequence ATGCCGTCCCTCGTCGCCGTGGAAGCCTTCGTCGCCGTCGCGGAAGCGCGGAGTTTCCTGCGTGCCTCACGGAATCTAGGCCTCTCTCCCGCGGCCGTGAGCCGTTCGGTGAAGCGCTTGGAGCAGGAGCTGGGCACCGAGCTGATCCACCGCACGACGCGCCGAGTCGAGCTCAGCCGTGAGGGGCAGGCCTTCCACCGTCGCGCTCGGGTCGCTCTCGAGGAGCTGCGTCTGGCCGCAGACGAGGTGGCCCTGGCCCGCGTCGAGGTGCGCGGCACCGTGACCATGTCTGCATCCTTGGTGTTGGGGCGATGGCTGGCTGGAGAGCTGCCAAAGCTCATGGATCTGCATCCCGATTTGCACGTCGAGCTCGAGCTGAGCGACAGCTATCGACGACTGGTCGACGACCGAGTGGACGTGGCGCTTCGCGTCGGCCACGGAGATGGCGAGGGACTGGTGGCAAAGAAGCTGCGCGACGTGCGCTGGTGCACCGTGGCTTCGCCTGCTTACCTGGCACGATTCGGTCTGCCACAGACGCCTGATGACCTCACGGCGCATCGCTGCTTGGTGTTTCGCGGTCCGCGGGGCCGCGTGTCCAGCTGGAACTTCCAGGCCCCTGGGAGCGATCGAGTGGAGCCGCTGTCAGTCACAGGTGCCCTGAGCCTCGACCAGGGTGAGCTGCTGGTCGACCTGGCGCTGGCGGGTGGGGGCATCTGCCAGGTGTTCGACTTCATGGTGGTGGATGCGATCGCAAACGGTAGCTTGGTCCGCCTGCTACCTCACTACGAAGCGCCCGGGCCAACACTGAATGCCCTGTGCCTACCGGGACAGCGGCGCAACCCGCGGGTGCGCGCGCTATTCGACTTCTTGGCGTCTTGCTTCACCCGCTGA
- a CDS encoding SDR family NAD(P)-dependent oxidoreductase: MSKRVAVVTGANRGIGAEVAKQLATLGHRVVVTARDAAKAREYAERLQAAGADVRHDELDVASDESVQAFFERLRKVEGRIDILVNNAGAAFAGEGSGEGSATRVRSADVLGAFDTNAVGALRMLREALPMMNRAGFGRVVNVSSGMGGLAEMDGGYAAYRISKAALNAVTRVFHAEAVGNVKVNSVCPGWVRTDMGGAAATRSVEEGAASVMWAATLGDDGPSGGFFRDGEPTPW; encoded by the coding sequence ATGAGCAAGCGCGTTGCAGTCGTCACGGGCGCGAACCGAGGGATAGGAGCCGAAGTCGCCAAACAACTTGCGACCCTCGGTCATCGCGTAGTGGTCACGGCTCGTGACGCTGCGAAAGCGCGCGAGTACGCCGAACGCCTGCAGGCCGCGGGTGCCGACGTCAGGCACGACGAGCTGGATGTGGCTAGCGACGAAAGCGTGCAGGCGTTCTTCGAACGGCTTCGCAAAGTCGAGGGGCGCATCGACATCTTGGTGAACAATGCAGGCGCCGCGTTCGCTGGTGAGGGCTCGGGAGAGGGCAGTGCGACGCGCGTACGCAGCGCGGACGTGCTAGGCGCTTTCGACACCAACGCCGTTGGCGCGCTGCGCATGCTACGCGAGGCGCTGCCGATGATGAACCGAGCTGGCTTTGGCCGGGTGGTGAACGTCAGTAGCGGCATGGGCGGGCTCGCGGAGATGGACGGGGGCTACGCGGCCTATCGCATCAGCAAGGCGGCGCTCAACGCCGTGACCCGGGTGTTTCACGCTGAGGCCGTTGGAAACGTCAAGGTGAACAGCGTGTGCCCGGGGTGGGTGCGCACGGACATGGGCGGGGCGGCGGCGACGCGCAGCGTGGAGGAGGGCGCGGCCAGTGTGATGTGGGCCGCCACTCTGGGGGACGACGGTCCGAGCGGCGGCTTCTTTCGCGATGGTGAGCCGACGCCGTGGTGA
- a CDS encoding glycosyltransferase family 4 protein produces the protein MTRRVLHLAGEFPPERIGGIATYLENLVRFAPRGTELAVVVASGESYSFDPPASSLKVRVQHVDLRPALDYVARRNVLSFAQVANILGTAGLLEEDWDLAHVHDWYGVLPACALRALAPTPMVMTAHLPLRRGFSYANHPLPVLQKSRLEALGFRLANRVLAPSRSIQAALEAEYDVDVLRTAVVPGGVDTGLFSPESRVSEGPPRLLVSCRLTEQKGVEHAIAAFAEVRRRHPEVELWIAGDGPARARLSAMVDELQVSGVRFLGWVAHHELPALYDSAQVVLAPSAYEPFGLSVLEAMSCGAAVIASPFGGAMDFVHHGENGLLCVPHRRGELASVVLQLLADDALRSRLGQQARATALQMTWDHTWSQLETQYELARTSS, from the coding sequence GTGACACGACGAGTCCTTCACCTTGCGGGCGAGTTTCCCCCTGAGCGGATCGGCGGCATCGCCACCTACTTGGAGAACCTCGTGCGTTTCGCGCCACGGGGAACGGAGTTGGCCGTTGTCGTCGCCAGCGGCGAGAGCTACTCCTTCGACCCGCCCGCTTCCAGTTTGAAGGTGCGGGTGCAGCACGTGGATCTGCGCCCAGCCCTGGACTACGTAGCCCGCCGCAATGTCCTGTCGTTTGCGCAAGTAGCGAACATCCTGGGGACCGCCGGATTGTTGGAGGAGGACTGGGACCTGGCCCACGTTCACGACTGGTACGGCGTGCTGCCTGCCTGCGCACTGCGGGCCTTGGCACCGACGCCAATGGTCATGACCGCGCATCTTCCTTTGCGCCGCGGCTTCAGCTACGCGAACCACCCCCTGCCGGTGCTGCAGAAGTCACGGCTCGAGGCCTTGGGATTTCGCCTCGCGAATCGGGTATTGGCCCCCAGCCGCTCGATTCAAGCCGCGCTCGAGGCAGAGTACGACGTCGACGTGTTGCGCACGGCGGTAGTCCCAGGCGGAGTCGATACCGGCTTGTTCAGTCCCGAGTCGCGCGTCAGCGAGGGCCCACCGCGCTTGCTCGTGTCCTGCCGTCTCACCGAACAGAAGGGCGTGGAACACGCCATCGCGGCTTTCGCAGAAGTCAGGCGACGACATCCTGAGGTCGAGCTTTGGATCGCGGGCGATGGGCCGGCCCGCGCGCGGCTTTCCGCGATGGTCGACGAGCTGCAAGTATCGGGCGTGCGCTTCCTCGGCTGGGTCGCGCACCACGAGCTGCCGGCGCTGTATGATTCGGCACAGGTCGTCTTGGCGCCAAGCGCGTACGAACCGTTCGGTTTGAGTGTGCTCGAAGCCATGAGCTGCGGCGCTGCAGTCATCGCGTCGCCCTTTGGCGGCGCGATGGACTTCGTTCATCACGGGGAAAACGGTCTGTTGTGCGTGCCCCATCGGCGAGGGGAACTCGCATCTGTCGTGTTGCAGTTGCTTGCGGACGACGCGCTGCGAAGTCGGCTGGGCCAGCAAGCGCGGGCCACCGCGCTACAGATGACCTGGGACCACACCTGGAGCCAGTTGGAGACCCAATACGAGCTGGCGAGGACGAGTTCATGA
- a CDS encoding NAD(P)-binding domain-containing protein codes for MKISVLGTGMVGQAIGGKLVALGHDVMMGSRSKDNEKGQAWVKSAGAHASLGTFAESAAFGEIVFNCTQGGATLAALEAAGASNLNGKILVDIANPLDFSKGMPPTLSVCNDDSLGEQVQRAYPAAKVVKTLNTINCEVMVDPARIPGEHDVLMSGNDAEAKAKVKQILSEWFGWKRVIDLGDISTARGTESYLPLWIRLWGALGTADFNFRIVKKDA; via the coding sequence ATGAAGATTTCGGTGTTGGGCACGGGCATGGTTGGACAGGCCATCGGCGGCAAGCTGGTGGCGTTGGGGCACGACGTGATGATGGGGTCGCGCAGCAAGGACAACGAAAAGGGGCAGGCTTGGGTCAAGAGTGCGGGCGCGCACGCGAGTCTCGGAACCTTTGCGGAGAGCGCTGCATTTGGGGAGATCGTGTTCAACTGCACTCAGGGTGGGGCCACCCTGGCAGCGCTCGAGGCAGCGGGGGCGAGCAATCTGAACGGAAAGATCTTGGTCGACATCGCCAACCCCCTGGACTTCTCCAAGGGCATGCCGCCCACCCTGAGCGTCTGCAACGACGACTCTCTCGGTGAGCAGGTGCAGCGTGCCTATCCCGCTGCCAAGGTGGTCAAGACGCTGAACACCATCAACTGCGAGGTGATGGTCGACCCGGCTCGCATCCCGGGCGAGCACGACGTGCTGATGAGTGGCAACGATGCCGAGGCGAAAGCGAAGGTGAAGCAAATCCTCAGCGAGTGGTTCGGCTGGAAGCGCGTGATCGACTTGGGAGACATCTCGACGGCGCGCGGAACCGAGTCGTATCTGCCGCTCTGGATTCGCTTGTGGGGCGCGCTCGGTACGGCCGACTTCAATTTCCGTATCGTCAAGAAAGACGCCTGA
- a CDS encoding MATE family efflux transporter, translating into MTAEERSRKLLTEPVGPTLLRLAGPTAIGIFAILLFNVVDTYWVGRLGHRELAAMSFTFPVTFVVMNICIGLGIGLMAAVARAFGSGDRADGVRLTSDGLLLAVLVVAVVSMAGLWLHDPIFRALGASEDLLPRIREYMTPWFVGVVMLAIPMVGNSATRATGDTKTPGFIMLGAGLVNSVLDPLFIFGWGPFPRLELFGAALSTVLSWAAAMAAAFWMLGVRDRMLSLKLPRVADVLNSWRRILYVGLPTAATQLLVPVSAAVLTRLVSSYGESAVAAFGVGQRVESLALIGIMALCSSVAPFAGQNMGAQRMDRVREALGFGARATTVWGIGVALLLALFARPIAHAFSDAEAVRTIATRYFYVVPLSYAGYGAAMLANSALAGISRPAAAATLTLGRLFGLTLPLAWLGARSAGPIGMFLGMAAANVLSGVVSLGLTRRTLSLEA; encoded by the coding sequence GTGACGGCAGAAGAGCGCTCGCGAAAGCTCCTGACGGAGCCCGTCGGCCCCACTTTGCTGCGGCTCGCTGGCCCAACCGCGATCGGGATCTTCGCGATCCTGCTGTTCAACGTAGTCGATACCTACTGGGTGGGTCGCCTGGGTCATCGCGAACTCGCCGCGATGAGTTTCACGTTCCCCGTGACCTTCGTCGTGATGAACATCTGCATTGGTCTGGGAATTGGGCTGATGGCGGCCGTCGCGCGCGCCTTCGGTTCGGGGGATCGGGCCGATGGTGTGAGGCTGACCAGCGACGGGTTGTTGCTCGCCGTGCTGGTCGTGGCGGTGGTGTCGATGGCGGGCCTTTGGCTTCACGACCCCATCTTCCGCGCCCTGGGGGCTTCGGAGGATCTGCTGCCTCGCATCCGCGAGTACATGACCCCATGGTTCGTCGGCGTCGTCATGTTGGCCATTCCGATGGTTGGCAACAGCGCCACGCGCGCCACCGGCGACACGAAGACCCCAGGGTTCATCATGTTGGGCGCCGGATTGGTGAACTCGGTTCTGGATCCGCTGTTCATTTTCGGCTGGGGCCCCTTTCCCCGCCTCGAGCTGTTCGGGGCCGCGCTTTCCACGGTGCTGTCCTGGGCGGCAGCCATGGCAGCGGCGTTCTGGATGCTGGGCGTGCGTGACCGCATGTTGAGCTTGAAGCTGCCGCGCGTGGCTGACGTTCTGAACTCCTGGCGACGCATCCTCTACGTAGGGCTGCCCACCGCAGCTACCCAACTACTGGTGCCGGTCTCGGCAGCCGTGCTGACTCGTCTGGTGTCGAGCTACGGCGAGTCCGCGGTAGCCGCCTTTGGCGTGGGACAGCGCGTCGAGTCCCTGGCGCTGATTGGCATCATGGCTCTGTGCTCTTCCGTGGCGCCCTTTGCAGGTCAGAACATGGGAGCACAGCGCATGGATCGCGTGCGGGAGGCCCTCGGATTCGGGGCGCGAGCCACGACGGTCTGGGGCATCGGCGTCGCGCTGCTGCTCGCTCTGTTCGCACGCCCAATCGCGCACGCCTTCAGCGACGCCGAGGCAGTCCGCACCATCGCTACGCGCTACTTCTACGTGGTGCCGCTCAGCTATGCCGGGTACGGCGCCGCAATGCTCGCGAACTCGGCCCTCGCGGGGATCAGTCGTCCCGCTGCAGCAGCGACGCTCACCCTGGGACGGCTCTTCGGTCTGACCTTGCCCTTGGCATGGCTGGGCGCGCGCAGCGCTGGCCCGATCGGCATGTTTCTGGGCATGGCGGCAGCGAACGTCCTGAGCGGGGTAGTGAGCCTGGGGCTCACGCGCCGCACGCTCTCACTGGAAGCCTGA
- a CDS encoding DUF3160 domain-containing protein has translation MKLLPRPRFLVLGLLLAACSSEPATTSAPGSGPDKPLDPGTPQSLSLSAEQQQEQAALQAALTEAKQLDAKGFAAKYAVPFSGTNLGYDPLTAQGMNLVQSSSLALDAQEQAALAKGGFVVSGRKTFPSFVYGYESIYALDLPVFVSADSILYAVHESYDALLESTEQQELLPALQSMLTIMRDGLTAGAGAKISAAANKDADLYLSVALSLLTGKFQAPMAGADAKAAEAIFQLAAQASGAKQVVLFDVARDVDFSQFQPRGHYTDSPELSRYFQAMIWLGRIDLRLLETQDDGSQIFRRRQLEAAYVLAALMNDTARKSWKKLDDVIGAFVGEAYNMTVSQLDALLSDLSLSDATELQKVSDAALSQAIVDGGYGTQRISSHIMINGLNDGTLPLSSNFLLLGQRYVVDSHVFSNVVYDRVAGGSVKRMMPNPLDVGFAALGNDQAGMLLGAELQQYPYAGDLAAMRVLVDAHPESTWQANLYGSWLSALRTLSPRSTLANASGLPTVASSDAWGRRLLNTQLASWAELRHDTILYAKQSYTGGASCDFPDAYVEPYPEFYLQLRKFAERGQQVLSQFSSSYGSVYFTRLAEILTILQQMAENQRSGTPHSAEHLAFINQAVKTEMGCGEPVFASGWYRELFYRPGDAIEFDPVVADVHTQPTDEAGTPVGRVLHVGTGSPRLMVVTAENCSGPRAYVGLVSSYFEKVTENYERLTDETWASDLQKSTPTDVPWLQNLVVR, from the coding sequence ATGAAACTGCTTCCTCGTCCCCGTTTTCTCGTGCTCGGCCTGTTGCTCGCGGCGTGTTCCAGTGAGCCAGCCACGACATCGGCGCCCGGATCGGGCCCCGACAAGCCCCTGGATCCCGGGACCCCCCAGTCACTGTCCCTGAGCGCCGAGCAACAGCAGGAGCAGGCCGCGCTGCAAGCGGCCCTGACCGAGGCCAAGCAATTGGACGCCAAGGGCTTCGCCGCCAAGTATGCGGTTCCCTTCTCCGGCACCAACCTCGGCTATGACCCACTGACCGCGCAGGGAATGAACTTGGTGCAGAGTTCCAGTCTTGCGCTCGACGCCCAGGAGCAGGCCGCGTTGGCCAAGGGCGGCTTCGTGGTCAGTGGGCGGAAGACCTTCCCCAGCTTCGTTTACGGCTACGAGAGCATCTACGCCCTGGACCTTCCTGTTTTCGTTTCCGCAGACTCGATACTGTACGCGGTTCACGAGTCCTACGACGCACTCCTGGAATCTACGGAGCAGCAGGAGCTGCTGCCCGCGCTTCAATCGATGTTGACGATCATGCGCGACGGACTGACCGCGGGCGCCGGCGCGAAGATCAGCGCTGCGGCGAACAAGGACGCGGATCTGTACCTGAGCGTTGCTCTAAGCCTGCTCACGGGGAAATTCCAGGCTCCCATGGCGGGGGCCGACGCGAAGGCCGCTGAGGCGATCTTCCAGCTGGCCGCTCAGGCTTCTGGGGCCAAGCAAGTGGTTCTCTTCGACGTCGCTCGCGACGTCGACTTTTCCCAGTTCCAGCCGCGTGGGCACTACACCGACAGCCCCGAGCTGAGCCGCTACTTCCAAGCCATGATCTGGCTGGGGCGCATCGACTTGCGCCTGCTCGAGACTCAAGACGATGGCAGCCAGATCTTCCGTCGCCGCCAGCTCGAGGCCGCCTACGTGCTCGCTGCACTGATGAACGACACCGCACGCAAGAGCTGGAAGAAGCTGGACGACGTCATTGGTGCCTTCGTCGGAGAAGCCTACAACATGACGGTGTCGCAGCTGGACGCTCTGCTTTCGGACCTGTCGCTGAGTGACGCGACTGAACTGCAGAAGGTCTCGGATGCAGCGCTCTCCCAAGCCATCGTGGACGGTGGCTATGGCACGCAGCGCATTTCCAGTCACATCATGATCAACGGCTTGAACGATGGCACGCTGCCGCTTTCGAGCAATTTCCTCCTGCTCGGGCAGCGCTACGTCGTCGATAGCCACGTCTTTTCCAACGTCGTGTACGACCGCGTTGCAGGGGGCTCGGTCAAGCGCATGATGCCGAACCCCCTCGACGTGGGCTTTGCAGCCTTGGGCAACGACCAAGCCGGCATGCTGCTCGGCGCCGAGCTGCAGCAGTATCCCTACGCGGGCGACCTCGCTGCCATGCGCGTCTTGGTGGACGCCCACCCAGAGAGCACCTGGCAGGCGAATCTGTACGGCAGCTGGCTCTCCGCACTGCGCACGCTTTCACCGCGCAGTACCTTGGCGAACGCCTCGGGACTTCCGACCGTTGCGAGCAGCGACGCCTGGGGTCGGCGCTTGCTGAACACGCAACTCGCGTCGTGGGCGGAGCTGCGCCACGACACCATCCTCTACGCCAAGCAGTCCTACACCGGGGGTGCGTCTTGCGACTTTCCCGACGCCTACGTCGAGCCCTACCCGGAGTTCTATCTGCAGCTGCGCAAGTTTGCGGAGCGCGGACAGCAGGTGCTGAGTCAGTTCAGCAGCTCCTACGGCAGCGTGTACTTCACTCGTCTCGCGGAGATCCTGACGATCCTGCAGCAGATGGCGGAGAATCAACGCAGCGGGACGCCGCATAGTGCCGAACATCTTGCTTTCATCAACCAAGCCGTGAAGACGGAAATGGGCTGCGGCGAGCCGGTCTTCGCCTCTGGTTGGTATCGCGAGCTCTTCTACCGACCCGGCGACGCCATCGAGTTCGACCCGGTCGTGGCCGACGTGCACACGCAACCGACGGACGAGGCCGGAACGCCCGTGGGACGCGTACTCCACGTCGGCACTGGCAGCCCGCGCCTCATGGTCGTCACGGCGGAGAACTGCAGCGGTCCCCGCGCCTACGTCGGACTGGTCTCCAGCTACTTCGAGAAGGTCACGGAGAACTACGAGCGGCTGACCGACGAGACCTGGGCCTCGGATCTGCAGAAGTCGACGCCCACCGACGTGCCCTGGCTGCAGAACTTGGTCGTGCGCTGA